The Carassius auratus strain Wakin unplaced genomic scaffold, ASM336829v1 scaf_tig00026657, whole genome shotgun sequence genome contains the following window.
gcgcggactgagggtgagctgcaggactgactggcaccagcagggatgacgaggaactggctggtctaggaggaggagagagaggaaggatgggaggaaggacaggaggatcagggctggacggaaccagcggaagtggagcagtgtgtccagcaggtcctggaggaggtgggagagggaggccgggagggaacacaggagacacagaagattcagggctgggtggaaccagcggagacacagaagactctgggctgggcggaaccagcggagaaacagaagactcagggctgggcggaaccagcggagaaacagaaaattcagggctgggcggaaccagcggagaaacagaaaatggtCAAAAGTCATCCTGTCCACCACAGTGTTATGAAGTGTCCAGATGGTCCTCTTTGTAAAACAGTCCACAGTGTAAACCCACAGGCCACAGTGGGGAGGTGTTAAATGGCTCTACTGTCTGCAGAATAGCCAACAGCAACGACTCACCCAGTTCTGGTGTCGGGGTCAGTCTCTCTAAGGATACAGATTGAGGGGTTTTACGCTCTCATAATGGGATTTATCCCCATGGTGAACTGAAAGATGGAGAGGGGGATTCTCACGAGGGCCTGTTATGATGGCCGCAGATGGAGTTTTGCTGTCATATTAGCAGGGTGTCGAGTGCATGTGATGAGCTGCACGTGAATCCACCCAAAATACAACAGCAGCTTTGAAGTAGAACGAAAGAGCATGCGGAACATTTCATGTCACCGCTAAAAGATTGCAGATTGATGCTTCACTGTCTGCCGAGGCCTAATATGATCTCCTGACATATTTAGGTTATAAAAACATTGTGGGAATGTtgctctgaaatgtttttaacacCTTGAATTGTTCAGATTTCTTGTTGTGATTATAACGTTACTTAAAGGTTACAAACATTTCTTACAGTGCTATACTAACTTTATGTTCAACCAAAATATAACGTtatttgaaagtttatttttaatatccttAGAAAGTTATAATGTGAAAGTTGTCTCACGATGTCGTGATTAGAACGTTATTTAGAATGTTCATCTAGTGCCAATGAGATCATGAGAACTTTCCAAGAATGTTGTTCTGAGAATGTTTATGAGAATGTCTATCAAATATTAATCAAGTTATTAGAACTTTCCATGAACATTACTTTACGAAGATCACATTACTTTGtcctaacatttattttattttaaaagaatgttAGTGAAAGTTTTGAGGAGGTTCTATTAGCTGAGATCCTTCTTgctgttagcattagcatttatCTCAATAACAGTTGTGTGATCACTTCTATGGAAGGATATAAGCAATTCTGTTGCTAAGTGTATGAAATGTTTTTGAGTCAACCGCTTAATTACTGTGGAGCTACAAGAACAACGTTGATTGACTAATGGCAccacaagaaaaaacaaaagttTACAGTAATGCTTGCTATATATAGGCTGTATATTGCTGAGAATACAGCACATACTTACATTTTGTAATGAATAATGTTCCAAACCTACAATATGTTACCATGTGGCTAAGCTAAGAACATTAAGAGCAGCGAACTACAATTTGAAACAAAgctcttgatttttttaaaacacactaTGCACAATTTCGTATATACTTATGTTcagtacgtttttttttatatatatacgaaattaatactttattttttattcattttttttaattttacagtaataaagtgacattcataatgttaaagagttttctatttcaaataaatgttgttctttcgggctttctattaatcaaagaatgcatcatgctttccaaaaaaaaaaatataatattcagaaatgtttcttgagcaacaaatcagcatatcataataacttctgaaaatcatgtgactATAAAACTGTATAAAGACAATAAAGACTgagtactgatgctgaaaatttagatttgatctcaggaataaattacattttacaacatattcagttattttaaattgtgaaaatattttacaatattacaggtTTATTTTTCATCAATTAAATCGTCTTGGTAAtcataaaatcttaccaaccctaaatTTTCTAGCAgcagtgtatatatttttttgtatatatggcCCACATTTGCATGCAACTGTACTAAATCTCACATGCTGttctcaaaataattttaatttcagcatCACACACATAACAGTTTCAATAGCCATCCAAATATGTATGTGAAATCCGAATACTGCTTTTTTTCTGATATTGACTTGTGTGATTATACTTGGATTGGGACACACTCATCACATTCAGCTTGTGAATTCCTGGCCACAATTAGGGAAATTGTCTGTAATCCTGTGGGCGAGGGTTGAAAGAAGGCCATTAGAGGATGATGGGAGGTCAGGTTTGGGCAGCGAGGGAACAGCTCATCCACTTCCAAATGTGATTTCAATGATGCAATGTGAGcgtgcacatattcatatgatgGGATTTAGATCGCGTTCACCTTAAGGGACTAAGCTGGCATCACTCAATTACAATGACAGTGCACACTTTATTTAGTAGCGATGTGTACCTCAGAAATGATGTGTATGACAATGTACATTTACAGAAATGGAGACTTTTGTCATCAAGAAACATTGTAGTTGATGATTTCCATCTAAATAGGCTTGTTGTTTATAGTACAGATAATTTTTGTGGTTGTATTTCTTTAGATGACACATTAAATGAGCAGATTGAAGCATAAAGAAAGCTTTTTCTTTTGTGGTAATTCAGAGAAAATGCACATAGCCCTGCTACACACTGCAAACTTGCCATTTCCTCTGTGCTAAAAAGATGCGAGCTtaatcacacacactcagattaaagtgtgtgtgttcacatctATATGTTGCATTTGTGCGTTCATTAGCGCTGCTATGGTGAGAGGTGGGAACAACAGAGACGTACGAATTGTTGCTAGAGAAACCTTCCCATGGGGAAGCACTGAACAACACACTCCAACAAATACTTGCCCTGTTTAAAGACTCGTCCGAAGCCTGATTCTGTCCGCCGGGTTTCTATACCTCctcgtttcttttcttttgtcaATTAGCTGCAGATTCTCCTCAGCCGTTCTCTCCGAAACCGACtgaatatttaagaaatgtgctGAGAGCAGCATCAGACGGAGGAGAGAGGGAGGGCGGATGATGTTGAATTTTTCTGGGGTGGTAGAAGGATGCAATGATATCTTTGAGAACACGAAAACAGTGTTTATCTCACACAGATTCTTGTTTTATGaaccatccacacacacacatgtgattCACACCCACAACCCACAAATGGTGAACGCTTTTGGGTTTCCATGACCTCCTTTCCTGAGTCTGTCTTTTGTCAtatcccgctctctctctctctctctctctctctctctctcgctctcgatTTCTCAGTCTAATCCTGAGCTTTGGCCACATTTCTCCTCTAGCTGAATGTGTGTTGTTtcgtgttttgtgtgtgtgagtgtgtttagaGGGGAAAGCTCAGGCCATCTTGAAAAACTGATATTTGATCTCGTGTGTAAAGAAGAGGAATGAGTCCAGCTAGTTTCACTCCAAGCATTAGCAGTGCTCTCTTTAGTCTCACCATCATACACTCAGTGATGGATTTCTTTCATATGCCAGGCTGGCATTTTTAATGACATGATGAAAAATGTCAGGTGCTGTTTTGTgtgtataaaaaacattttagtagTTCATCATCTTGATGTTCATTTTAGAGAAATGTGAGCTGtacttattttgacattttattttcataaaagtttTTTGAAACATGAAAGTAGacactatatgtgaccctgggtcttaagtgtaaatttttaaaaatttagatttttgtatcatctgaaatgaataaataagatttccattgatgtatggtatGTTATGATAAGACTATTTTTTTGGAGAAGGtacaactatttggaaatctggaatctgaggatgcaaaaaaaaaatctaaatactgagaaaatcacctttaaagttgtccaaattaattctcagctatgcatattactaatcaaaaattaagttaaaatgaaGTTTACGGTATAACATTtcctaaatatcttcatggaacatgatcttgacttaatatcctaatgatttttggcataaaagaaaaatcgataattttgacccatacaatgtttttttggctattgctacaaacataccccagcgacttaagactggttttgtgctccagggtcacatatttacatttaatatgctttcagtgtatataaaatatttactattgTAAATTAGTAAACAGAGTTGCTTGTTGCCAGAAGCTTGTAGTGTCTAGCTTTATATTCATGTATCGTGGTATTTTCAAGGTACTTCCAAGTATACCATACCATAGTAGATGTTCAGAAATCATGGTATTAGCATAACTGTAGAGGAGAGTCAGTGATAACACAGTGACTTGTATTTATCTTAATGACTGAATGTTGACTGAGACGTTAGCTTAGCCAtggttagcttagcttagcttgTAGCTTCATATTTCCCCCACAGACGTGGCTCAGCAGTAATATTGAACTGCAGATGTTATCCCAGGCATTATTGTACACAGAGAGAGATTAAACACCATTCATGACCGTCACTCATGTGAGCAGAGGCACTTTTAGCTAGCTTTAATAGCAAAACTTTTCCATTTAAAACAGAACTCTTTCTTCAAGCTCAATGTGCTTCGTGCTGTAGGTTTATTGGTCAAAGGATAAGCACTTGAGCCACATGgggtaaaataaatgtatgactACAAAGCTAAAATAGACCaaacatgaataattaattattgcTCCAAACCATAAACTTCTAAAGCAACAAAAAACAGccttttttatgttaaatgttcatttgtacattttcatttaactgTTAACCtttgtatattcattcatttggTTCCCGTCCTTTGGAAATATGTCAACAAAGAAGTTTCTTGCTCAAAAGCTTTCCTCTAAATATTGATATGAAACACCTTGACATGACTTAACCCTCTTTAATTGATAATTTCAATCAAACTGCATTGACTCAAAAGAGTCAATAATTATTAGCATAATTCGgtaaaacttatttatttatccgCTTCCCTTttgctgtcatttatttattgttaaatcaGTTTTGTGTCATAACTTCTGATCTGATCTTGTTTGTGTTATCTGTGTGTGTAGGTGCCCTGGACGAGCCGTACAgcaggagctgtgtgtgtgtgtgtttatgtgtgtctgCAGCTCGGGGGAATGTTTTCAAATCTCCCCAAGGTGCTGATACTGGGGGCCATCGCCGCCGCCTCTGCCTTTGTGGTCACCATCCTCATCCTCTTGGTGTGTGTGGGGTGTCAGAGgtaagtgacacacacacacacacacacacacacacactgcaaacacctttTACCTAATAATAGGGCTGAGAATCATATTCATCatactccttaaaaaaaaaaagaaaaaaatatattttgtgtgctTCTTATTGTGTAAATATACAATTATGTACTGAggaatattaattaacaacatatatttaatatagagttagggtttggtttagggttagctGCATGTATGTAgtacgtgtaacaaggacactgtaaaataaagtgttaccaaaataatattaataataataataaataatgagtccaataaaattaattaacacaataaaataaaataacatttagactcttatgagccagttctttaatgtgaatcaaaaacattaagTTCAAGaagtgtagtctgattcacgAAAGAATCACTCTCGTTAATTGactcttttagtgaatcaaatcaCTAATGAATCATTTACTGATTCACCTACTGAACCTCAggttatttattgtattttaaaaacaaagcaagaGCTATTACTTTGTTACAGTTGTGGCCATAAGtttacacaaaaaagaaaatgagacagatcataaaaatggcattttgttgttttatttagtactgttttaaattaattgtattctaTTGCATATAGATTAATGACCATAATATTGACTTGTTCATAAAATGCATGAGCCTTCTTAATTTCTGGATTActgttattatgcttaataaAGCTTAATTATGATTGCTTAATAATGTTGCATCAAAAAGTAAACACACCTTTTGCAAAACATTTCATTCAGATTTGTTAGATCTTTCAAATCTGAAACGATCTCATCAAGTGAACTGCTGAGGGCAGCGACAGCAACATCAACACAATTTCTCCTTTCCCAAATGTTCCTCCTGATACTGAAAGAATAGTTAATTGAATTGTTAAGGAACCGCAATCGTTAAGAGCAGTCAGAATCAAAACCAGGACCGTTAATTCTTTACGGTTCACACCCATATCTTTATTCCtgagctgtttgtgtgtttgcacgTAAAAGTCTTTGTGCACAGACGCGCCCCACTCAAATGTTGAAAGAATGCAGCTTCTTAAAAACTCTTTCTCCCCCACTCTTGTGTCAGagcacctcctcctcctctttttctTCAGTTCTGTCTCTTTTTCCGTCTCCATCTCTCCTTCCCTGCTGCGGAGCGACTTGATGAATGCTAATATCACTCCTTCAGCAGATTGCGTGCCCTCTGTAGGAGCCGTTTCGCTGGGAAATGCCTTAAGTTAAGCTCTGCGTTGGATGCTCATTTGTGACAAAGACTTTTGCTTAGAGATATTACAAGGAACGAAACCCTCAAACAAATCAGTTTCACATGCTCTCAGGCATCGTTCTATTTCTGTTCTATGTAATGTTTCAGAGAAAAGATGAATAGGGACTATacagttcttgttttttttttttttttgcatattcaaCACAAACTCATGTTTCTGCTGTATAGCCAAACAACTTGCTCTGGATTGTTGTACAAAATAGTTGTTTTAGTGTCATTCTAATGGTTAAAATCAAGGTACAGTAAAAGCAAGTGATATTTAGAGCTCAGAGAGCAGGTTGGCATTGCTGCAAAGTTACCAGATGCCTAATGAAAAACACACACTGAGCTCATTGCTCTGAGATACACAGATTATGATTGAGTAAAACCCttgtttcagaaataaaatgttccGTCTCTTTTCCAttgcagaaaatgaaaatgtatgcacGCTCATGTTTTCCAAACCAGTGTAACGTTATTCATAAAAGGAGAcactttgaagaatgttcatgctgctatTTCCAATGCAAAgaagacaggaaaaaaaaacaccattaaagaTACTGCTCATTTGTTATAATCTAAGCCTTCTGAAGTCatatctaataaataaatctcataaATCTCAACACTGTCAGTGACACCAAATGCCATTGCTTCGATATTTTTTATCTTATGCCAGGttggaaatgcaaaaaaaagattTGTGCGCGGTGATGAATGAAAAGATTTTTAGCAATTAATGGTTTACATTTTTTGATTCCTTTTCTCACACAAAGAGTCGCTTTATGACATGACTCGTTACTTATTACTAAAACTGTTCAAAATAATTTGTCAATTGAAATAAAGCTTACATgaatcaaaacataaataataggAGGAAAACTGACAAATGAacctaaaaatatattattactgttattattattattattattatagctatattgatattcacaaaataataatgacaaaagcacataacaaaattactacaatcaaaagaaaaacagaaaatataaaattaaagctaATTCAACTATGgataaatactattataatattatttgaatgatttctttttcagaagATGAGACTTTTATTAATCATTATGGATTCAACATGAATTAACTGAGAATATTCAAGAGATATTCTAGGTTCAGCACAAGTTCAAACGCCAGCATTTGTGGCATGATATTAATTACCACAAAACTGTATtgtctttccttttctttaaacaaGCACAAATCTGAGTACAATGTAAGTGAATGGGGgacaatatttaaacattaaaatactagaGTTTCAGCAGTATAGCCACAAGACATAATATGTGTTAAcatgattttgtaaaaaataaaatatatattataataatttagctcagaaaaaatgaacatttcaaaaaattcactcccctcaggcaatccaaaatgcaaatgggtttgtttcttcatcagaacagatttggagaaatgtagcattgcatcacttggtcatcagtggatgctctgcagcgaatgggtgccgtcagaatgagagtccaaacagctgataaaaacatcacaataatccaccagtAATATACACCTCTCCAGACCATCAGTTAATAACTTGTGAAGTCAAACTCGACTGTTTTCACttataaacggtgcttgatctttgcatattttaCTCCTGTTTCAGACATCTTTGTCTTCAAGATGATTTTGttatacaaacatgcagctttttgcttcacaaggtgttatttgatggactggagtgattaCTGTAGCTGAGTTTAGCTTGTACTGAACcttgaatattcctttaaaacatGGCTTTGCTAATGCTGCATTCATGACTGCGTACTCAGTAGCCAAGTGCAGCTGTTATTTTGCTGTGCACGTTTTTGAGCTTTGTACAGTGCTTTCTGCAAGTCATGTGTGTAGACACAGGGTCACTAACACCCAGGTGTGAACGTGTCCCTCCGGCCTCCTGAGTTTCTGACCTTCACAAAGGAACAGAACGAGGCACAGCtacaaacaaacaggaaacacTGCCATTATGCAAACATTGTTCTACTTAATTCTACTTTGAATGTCTCGTTATCTATTCATCCATAACAAAGGCTTCATATAGTttagggagtgagagagagagatagagagagagaggagagaaaatCCTCTGTTTGCACAGATTCGCGTTAAGTGTGAGAGATGTGCGGATGTTTAAAATGGGGTGAGAGTGAGAGGAACAAAGAAAGGTGTGTGtggaaaaaaagtgtgtatttcaCAGGCTGTAGGAtcgggggagagagagagaagctatAATTGATGTCACACCAGGTGTGTGTAGGGAACGAGAGGAGAAGAAAAGCAAGGGAGGAGGGATCGTCAGGGTTACCTCTCCATCCTCCCGCTCTATCTTCCTCCAGCACACCTGCATCACATCTAGTCCCTCATGATTACGACATCCCTCGATATACCCACAGAGAGCCGCTGTAGAGGAATGTAACTTCCTGTCCCATTCAACAGTGCACAATAGCTCTGCACAAAACCCAGAGCTGCATGTCTAGTGTCTGCGAAGACTGCAGCTTTCTAAACAGAATGTGATCTCATAGGTGACTGATTAGGAGCGCTGCGTTCTTGAGCGCTTTACAGATGATTCTAATAGAGCGCAGCAGTCGGCCTTCCACTGTTCCCTTTCACTTTCCACCATAATGAAGGTGAAGAACTACACTAACCAAAATCAAATAAACGAGGTCGCTgttaacatgaaaatgaaaatcaagcTCAACAGCAAATATCCAATTCCATTAAGTGAAATGAATAAGTAAAGTATATAATTAAGTTAGTCTATCTACACTCTGTTTACGTGTTTATACTGAAGTGtttgaaaaacatttgtttgatcaaaattacagcaatgctgtaaaatattattacagtttgaaGAAATTCTCTAtgtgaatatactttaaaatgtaaattaattttttcctatgatgcaaagctgaatgctcaggaaacatttttttattattatcaacaatattttttgtggaaacattgatgcattatttaatgattcttccaaaagaacagcatttattaaaaaaaaaataataataataataaaaagttaaatttctgtctttactgtcacttttgatcaaatgaatccATCCTTGCTGAAGAAAAGTATACAGTTCttccaagaaaaaataaaacttgtacgcatgataaaaaaaatacaaataaaacaaaacaaaatatgtatcatttaaaaaaattaaaaaattatttttgtaacaatttattattaatataaaagtattattattttgttttatgtttatagtaaaaatgtatgcaaaaatcACTGGAGCCaagcctgcaaaaaaaaaagaaaaaaaaaaagtcaccagtCACTGTTGTGTTCTATAGTTTCAGGTTAGTGTGTTAAGCTAATGTGAAAATCTAGCACAAACgttaaataacacacacaaatatttagttatattaatttatactttCCATGGTTAAATGAAACATATTTATAATGATCTCTGCCCTAGATTTGCCCTTTATCTTGAACTTTTCATATAGTGCTGCGCTTCTAATTTGGTCAAAACAAGGCAGCTTAATATTGTTTAACTCCCTGACAACAGCATTTGCATCTCACCTTCAAATACTAAAAACTATCTATTTACAGGATGATCAGGTCTTTAACATGTTTGCTGTATTTTATGTTCTCCTTACGTCTACAGAAAAAGCAAGAGCAAACATGGCCACGCCAATGGAGGAGCTCAGAGAAAAGAAACAGTGAGTGCGGAAAAAGTATATTTGGACAAAGTGTAATTGTGGACAtggatgtacagtacatacatgaaGATGATGATGTTTTGAATTTCAGGCTGCTCTGCGCCAGTCCAAGCTGAACTCGATGAGTAAATCTGACACCCGCCTGCATGACATGCACAGACTGCCCTGCAACGCAAACGGTGAGACACTGCTCTTCATGATGTATGGACACAAGACACATTTaccacacacagacgcacacatgCACTGGCCGACGCACCAGTGTGCAAAGACTGACGTCTCCAGAGACTTGTCATGGTTAGATGTTTACTAGCTCATGTTCCCTCAGTCACAGACGTGTGATCTGCGAGgctgatgatgacacacacacaacacacacatctctAAGCCTTAAATACATCTTCTTCTGATTCTATAAATCCAGACTCACTTTATTTAGCgtgtaaaacacaaaatacacaataaGAAGGATAACAAGGTCAACATGAAAACAAGGTTTACTCTATTTACTGTCCTAATACATGCTCCTGGTCTTAATATCCTCAGATCATCAGTCCACATTAttccaagaaatattaatatatttcttcaACTGTGAAAAGACTTTCCTTTTTCTGCGGAAGTTACCGAGACCACAAGTTTCAACCCATGTTACAAATTATGGTGgtaaaattttgaaaatgaagTCCCGTTTCCTTGTCACAATTATAACGTtatttaaaagttacaaaaactTTTCTTCCAGTGTTCTGGTAACTTTTTCCACActcaaatattatttgaaaatgtattaattttctaAGAATGTAAATATGTCCATGAGTAGAACTTTATTTAAAGATTCCCGAAATGTTTCTAACAAAGTTCTACTATATTTTCACCGAagatataacatttatttttaatttcttaagaacagtaaaatgtctaattttcaaattatttattatttacttacaaCTTTctactaatattattttaaaaatctagcatatttttttgaatttttttatttatttattctaataacCAAGTACAAATAACATCACAAGATCACAAGAATGTCTTCTCTCAATGTCGTGAGAccttatataaaatattcataaagtaATAACAATGTTCCAGAAACATTACTTTAAGAATGTTTTGTCCTAAAAAATTATGTAACTTAATAACTTTCATAAAAACGTTGTGAGAATGTTCATTGTTAGCTGGGAACAAACAGGTGCCAGTGTCATACAGGATAAGTAGAGGTATGCTAATTAGCTTGCGAACTAGCCTAGGGTTATTTGACCATTTTAGCTTTGGGAATATCATCTGATATATAGTttagaaaacaatatttacatttttgtagtttCACTTTGACTTCAAACTCATTGCACCACCTCTACGCAGGTTTAAACACATGTAAGATTGTGAGTGTGTGGTCAGAAACACAATCCTAATAGTAATGGTCTGCCCTCTTGTGTTTTCCTGGAGTTATgtcaaatgtgacatttttattaatggCCCTTTGTACAATATTTTATCCAATATGACATCAGTCCTCCAGACTTGAATCTGTCCCATCTTTCTAATACTAATCTGTGTTATTGTGATGGACAGGTGGCCCTAAGAGCCGTCCGGCCAGCATGGATCTTCTGCTCCTTCATACCCGCCGCTCCACGTCTGACCTCCGTCCCAGTCCAGGCCGCCAGCTGCCTCGAGCTCCCAAAAAATCTGAGAATGAGGAACGTGAGCACACCTACTCTGAAGTCTGCCGCCGCTCCTCTCCCTCATCCCTCCTGCCGGATGACGGCCTGTACGAGAGCGTTGGGATCAAAGGGGCGGGGCCTGATAAAGCTGCCCCACCTGCTGCCCCTGCCCCGACGTCAAGCAACACGCCCACTCAGCGCCGTGCCCACAGCCCGACGCTCAACGGGAACGGCCGCGGTGCAAGCAGAGGAGGCGTGAACGGCGTGAGTCAAGACGAAGTGACGGCGGAGTACGCCTCCATACGGAAGGTGAAGAAGCTGGAGCGCGGCAGGAGGGAGGAAGTGCTGGAGGATGGAGAAAGAGAGCACCAGAGCGTGTCCAGCAGCGAGTCCTCCAGCAGCACCTTGCCTAGGAAAACACTGGAACCATTTCACCTGCCCAATTTCCCGAAGGTGAATATGACACAGCTCGGCCCCACAGGTACAGGACAGTTATAATAACAGTTATAGCTCATCCTGCAGGGGCGAAACGCTCACAGAAACCTTTAAAGAACGGATATTCCTGGAGAACAGAGTGTCATGTAGACTCTTTCAAGACACCTAAAACACCCTAAATTCTCACAAACAAAGgttcaaaagctgtcactggggtagtaccttttcaaaaggcacgtCCCtgttgaaaaggtactgccccaacAGCTTtggtacctttttttttctgagagtgtacactCAGAACAACTTAGCAGCCACACagtgccctagcaaccacccagaacaccccagcaactAAAAAGTAACAAACACCCTAAACACTCAGAACAGTTAAGCATGGCACTGCCATGGCAACGACTTAGAACACTCCAGCATCATTATGGTATGTTTTGCATTCATTTtgctctcatttttttttttttttgagaaaagctAATGCTGTTGTTGTAGGCGACATAAAaaaagaagtgagaaa
Protein-coding sequences here:
- the LOC113078820 gene encoding lck-interacting transmembrane adapter 1-like yields the protein MFSNLPKVLILGAIAAASAFVVTILILLVCVGCQRKSKSKHGHANGGAQRKETAALRQSKLNSMSKSDTRLHDMHRLPCNANGGPKSRPASMDLLLLHTRRSTSDLRPSPGRQLPRAPKKSENEEREHTYSEVCRRSSPSSLLPDDGLYESVGIKGAGPDKAAPPAAPAPTSSNTPTQRRAHSPTLNGNGRGASRGGVNGVSQDEVTAEYASIRKVKKLERGRREEVLEDGEREHQSVSSSESSSSTLPRKTLEPFHLPNFPKEAVFMGNGEQYIWKPPEEDEMIVPGVPQLENGHSHPTAVEVTSASLSQHCRRGHDICPGLHEWIRFQTLTFDL